One genomic segment of Humidesulfovibrio mexicanus includes these proteins:
- the thiC gene encoding phosphomethylpyrimidine synthase ThiC, with protein sequence MSIIAANTALSQALHTALPQLMEHERMGEAEIRSRIDSGTLALLANPRHEGVTPTLIGQPARVKVNANIGTSPVSSDGAGELDKLRVAETAGADAVMDLSTAGDLDAIRLRMIKATALPLGTVPLYGLAQQCTDAGRDPAGWEASELLAEVAKQAEQGVDFMTLHCGLTRRGAELAQDGSREMGIVSRGGAILARWMRRTGQENPLLTHYDELLEICRVHNVVISLGDGLRPGAGSDAGDPAQWEEVLTLGVLARRAWAAGVQVMIEGPGHVPLHLVQAQIQGIKRATFGAPLYVLGPLVTDAAAGRDHLAGAIGGALAAQYGADFLCYLTPAEHLCLPDARDVHEGVLASRIAAQAAEASLGRPWAMERERTISSARNRLDWSAMAGTALDPCLVRQRSAGIEHGKECGMCGKFCAIRMVEPER encoded by the coding sequence ATGTCAATCATCGCAGCCAATACGGCGCTTTCCCAGGCCCTGCACACAGCCCTGCCCCAGCTCATGGAGCACGAACGCATGGGCGAGGCGGAAATCCGTTCCCGCATCGATTCGGGCACGCTTGCCCTGCTGGCGAACCCCAGGCACGAAGGCGTGACGCCGACGCTCATCGGCCAACCCGCTCGCGTGAAGGTGAACGCGAACATCGGCACCTCTCCTGTTTCCAGCGACGGCGCAGGCGAGCTGGACAAGCTCAGGGTCGCCGAAACAGCCGGTGCCGACGCCGTCATGGACCTGTCCACAGCCGGAGACCTGGACGCCATCCGTCTGCGGATGATCAAGGCCACTGCGCTGCCCCTGGGAACCGTGCCCCTTTACGGCTTGGCGCAGCAGTGTACGGATGCCGGGCGCGACCCCGCGGGATGGGAGGCCAGCGAGCTTCTGGCCGAGGTGGCCAAGCAGGCGGAACAAGGCGTCGACTTCATGACCCTGCACTGCGGGCTCACAAGGCGTGGCGCGGAACTGGCGCAGGACGGCTCGCGCGAAATGGGCATCGTCTCGCGCGGCGGAGCCATTCTTGCCCGGTGGATGCGCCGCACGGGCCAGGAAAACCCGCTGCTGACCCACTATGACGAGTTGCTTGAAATCTGCCGCGTCCACAATGTGGTCATCAGCCTCGGCGACGGCTTGCGCCCAGGCGCCGGATCCGATGCCGGAGATCCGGCCCAGTGGGAGGAAGTGCTGACCCTTGGCGTGCTCGCCCGCCGCGCATGGGCGGCAGGTGTGCAAGTCATGATCGAAGGGCCTGGACATGTACCGTTGCATCTGGTGCAGGCCCAAATCCAGGGCATCAAGCGGGCGACTTTCGGAGCGCCGCTCTACGTCCTCGGCCCACTCGTCACCGATGCCGCCGCCGGACGCGATCATCTCGCCGGGGCCATCGGGGGTGCGCTTGCCGCACAGTACGGCGCCGACTTCCTCTGCTACCTCACCCCGGCGGAGCATCTGTGCCTGCCCGATGCCAGGGACGTGCATGAAGGCGTGCTGGCCTCGCGCATCGCAGCCCAGGCCGCCGAGGCCTCCCTTGGACGCCCCTGGGCGATGGAACGGGAGCGAACCATCAGCAGCGCCCGCAACAGGCTCGACTGGAGCGCAATGGCCGGGACGGCGCTGGATCCGTGCCTTGTGCGCCAGCGCTCGGCAGGAATCGAACACGGCAAGGAATGCGGCATGTGCGGCAAATTCTGCGCCATCAGAATGGTTGAACCTGAACGGTAA
- a CDS encoding flagellar basal body-associated FliL family protein: MAADLKKAEAEPGAEAPRPAEVAIDTSETTRGTQKVELDLEDAPFLEEEEEAPAEPEKPTASVSLEAPPEEKKPLDKKKLILIAVAALVLLIGAGIAVKLVFFGAKDSPKLEETKQTAAAEEQAANQTAAEPEPPEIQVRLDPFWVEQRAEQDQIRFLIVRILVGTKDPSIAKEFEARLLPARNAIFYYLKNKDVHFLADEENTEKLKEELLLVINQYVTDGKFDTLMFEEYVVK, from the coding sequence ATGGCTGCTGACCTGAAGAAGGCCGAGGCGGAACCAGGAGCGGAAGCGCCAAGACCGGCCGAAGTCGCCATCGACACAAGCGAAACGACGCGCGGGACGCAGAAGGTCGAACTTGACCTGGAGGACGCTCCCTTTCTGGAAGAGGAAGAGGAAGCCCCAGCCGAACCGGAGAAGCCGACAGCGTCAGTCAGTCTGGAAGCGCCGCCGGAAGAAAAGAAACCGCTCGACAAGAAGAAGCTCATTCTCATAGCCGTTGCGGCACTGGTGCTGCTCATCGGGGCAGGGATTGCCGTCAAGCTGGTTTTCTTCGGCGCCAAGGACTCACCCAAACTCGAAGAGACGAAACAGACTGCCGCAGCCGAGGAACAGGCAGCGAACCAGACAGCGGCCGAACCGGAACCACCAGAGATTCAGGTCCGGCTGGACCCTTTCTGGGTCGAGCAACGTGCGGAACAGGACCAGATACGGTTTCTCATTGTCCGCATTCTGGTGGGGACCAAGGATCCGTCCATCGCGAAGGAGTTTGAGGCGCGATTGCTCCCGGCGCGCAATGCGATTTTTTACTACCTCAAAAACAAGGACGTGCATTTCCTCGCTGATGAGGAAAACACAGAAAAGCTAAAGGAAGAACTGCTGCTCGTCATTAATCAATACGTCACTGACGGCAAGTTCGACACCCTGATGTTCGAGGAATACGTGGTGAAGTAG
- a CDS encoding FliA/WhiG family RNA polymerase sigma factor, which yields METLSSSGKSCSSRSSPWRELEAGITAWAHFPPRDQEQIVRHYAPKIRILALRMKNKLPQSVELGELISAGSMGLLDALGKFRPELGIKFDTYSENRIKGAMLDELRRMDWFSRGLRQKVKMIDEAMRQIEHETGAAATQEQLSTKTGLSPKEVQNGLEALQNQMCVSLDAFQENFVGSRESLTENEPYQSTAFQEMVDKIAGLIEELTPREKLVISLYYGEELNMKETAQVMDITEGRVSQLHSQALAKLRDSFRKRYETEG from the coding sequence ATGGAAACATTAAGTTCTTCTGGAAAAAGCTGCTCTTCCAGGAGCAGTCCGTGGCGTGAGCTGGAGGCCGGAATAACGGCCTGGGCGCATTTCCCCCCGCGCGACCAGGAGCAGATCGTCCGCCATTACGCCCCCAAGATCCGCATTCTCGCCCTGCGCATGAAGAACAAGCTTCCGCAGAGCGTCGAACTCGGTGAGCTCATCAGCGCCGGAAGCATGGGGCTTTTGGACGCTCTGGGAAAGTTCCGGCCCGAGCTCGGGATCAAGTTCGACACGTACTCGGAAAACCGCATCAAGGGGGCGATGCTCGACGAGCTTCGGCGCATGGACTGGTTCTCGCGGGGGTTGCGGCAAAAGGTCAAGATGATCGACGAGGCCATGCGCCAGATCGAACACGAGACCGGTGCCGCCGCCACACAGGAACAGCTTTCCACCAAGACCGGGCTGTCGCCCAAGGAAGTGCAGAACGGCCTGGAAGCATTGCAAAACCAGATGTGCGTCAGCCTCGACGCCTTCCAGGAGAATTTCGTCGGCAGCAGGGAGTCCCTGACAGAGAACGAACCGTATCAGTCCACGGCCTTCCAAGAAATGGTTGACAAGATCGCAGGGCTCATAGAAGAGTTGACGCCTCGCGAGAAACTCGTCATATCCTTATATTACGGTGAAGAATTGAACATGAAGGAGACCGCGCAGGTCATGGACATCACAGAAGGGCGCGTGTCGCAACTACATTCACAGGCCCTGGCCAAGCTGCGCGACAGCTTCCGCAAACGCTACGAAACCGAAGGCTGA
- a CDS encoding chemotaxis response regulator CheY translates to MPADKNMRILVVDDFSTMRKIIKNILRQLGFNNVVEADDGTTAWETLNRDNIDFIISDWNMPQMTGIELLRKVRASEEYASTPFLMVTAEAQQENIIEAVQAKVSNYIVKPFTPETLGQKIDKIFS, encoded by the coding sequence ATGCCGGCAGACAAGAACATGCGCATTCTCGTTGTTGACGACTTCTCCACCATGCGCAAAATCATAAAGAACATCCTCCGCCAGCTCGGATTCAATAACGTTGTGGAAGCCGATGACGGAACCACTGCCTGGGAGACATTGAACCGGGACAACATCGACTTCATCATTTCCGACTGGAACATGCCGCAGATGACCGGCATTGAACTTCTGCGCAAGGTCCGCGCCAGCGAGGAATACGCCAGCACCCCGTTCCTCATGGTCACGGCCGAAGCCCAGCAGGAGAACATCATCGAAGCGGTGCAGGCCAAGGTGTCCAACTACATCGTCAAGCCGTTCACTCCCGAAACCCTGGGCCAGAAGATCGACAAGATCTTCAGCTGA
- the lpxC gene encoding UDP-3-O-acyl-N-acetylglucosamine deacetylase, whose amino-acid sequence MHQTTIKNTVRCTGIGLHGGKQVELVLRPAPEDTGILFALRSGSGTSFLSPKPRLVVDTGLATSLGNGHDHVATVEHLLAAVRGLGIDNIRIEVQGRELPIMDGSAASFVYLLNQAGLRRQSKPRKVLAITKPVTFERDGKFVKATPHNGFLVDYTIQFAHPLIGRQNVSLEVTPDAFASEISKARTFGFLREVEYLHANGLALGGTLDNAVVLDEFGVLNTDGLRYPDEFVRHKLLDFVGDMAIMGLPLQGRFEVFASGHALNNSFLRHLEDNASEYLEQRVLPLPVESPAAAPAQPVRGLRGQPALA is encoded by the coding sequence ATGCATCAGACAACTATAAAGAATACAGTACGCTGCACGGGCATTGGCCTTCATGGCGGGAAACAGGTCGAATTGGTGCTGCGCCCCGCGCCCGAGGACACCGGCATCCTTTTTGCCTTGCGCAGCGGTTCCGGCACTTCGTTTTTGAGCCCCAAGCCGCGGCTTGTTGTGGATACCGGGCTGGCGACCAGCCTGGGCAATGGCCATGACCATGTCGCGACCGTCGAGCACCTTCTCGCAGCAGTGCGGGGGCTCGGCATCGACAACATCCGCATCGAGGTGCAAGGGCGCGAACTGCCCATTATGGATGGCAGCGCCGCTTCTTTCGTCTATCTGCTCAACCAGGCCGGGCTGCGCCGCCAAAGCAAGCCGCGCAAGGTTCTCGCCATAACCAAACCCGTGACGTTCGAGCGGGACGGAAAATTCGTCAAAGCCACTCCACACAACGGTTTTCTTGTCGACTACACCATCCAGTTCGCCCATCCGCTCATCGGCCGTCAGAATGTCAGCCTTGAGGTAACCCCGGACGCCTTCGCGTCGGAGATTTCCAAGGCGCGCACCTTTGGCTTCCTGCGCGAAGTCGAGTATCTGCACGCCAACGGCCTGGCCCTTGGGGGCACCCTGGACAACGCCGTTGTTCTTGACGAGTTCGGCGTGCTGAACACCGATGGCTTGCGCTACCCTGACGAGTTTGTGCGCCACAAGCTTCTCGACTTCGTGGGCGACATGGCCATCATGGGCTTGCCCCTGCAGGGGCGTTTCGAGGTGTTCGCCTCCGGACACGCTTTGAACAACAGCTTTTTGCGCCATCTTGAAGACAACGCTTCCGAATATCTTGAACAGCGCGTTTTGCCGCTTCCCGTGGAAAGCCCTGCCGCCGCACCTGCCCAGCCGGTTCGCGGCCTGCGAGGGCAGCCCGCTCTGGCGTAG
- a CDS encoding DUF6115 domain-containing protein, with protein MQISALLLLALTITELMLLFVVIAFYLRLRKSEALIARMQTKQEEFLVKLRANAQLEQELVDSFERRQNELARLDTQLTERVVALNKLLKQADEYARSPQFLRQVILTGHRQGKSIKELSKATGIGVDEVELIIDQAGT; from the coding sequence ATGCAGATTTCCGCCCTCCTGCTACTGGCCCTCACCATTACGGAGCTTATGCTCCTTTTCGTGGTCATCGCCTTCTATCTCCGTTTGCGCAAAAGTGAGGCGCTGATCGCCAGAATGCAAACCAAGCAGGAGGAATTCCTGGTCAAGCTGCGCGCCAACGCGCAGTTGGAACAGGAATTGGTGGACAGCTTCGAACGGAGGCAGAATGAACTGGCGAGACTGGACACCCAATTGACGGAACGCGTCGTCGCACTGAACAAACTCCTCAAACAGGCGGACGAATATGCACGTTCGCCGCAATTCCTTCGCCAAGTCATTCTCACAGGGCACAGGCAAGGCAAAAGCATCAAGGAACTCTCCAAGGCCACGGGCATTGGCGTGGACGAGGTGGAGCTGATCATCGATCAAGCAGGGACCTAG
- the prfA gene encoding peptide chain release factor 1 has translation MFAKLEEIERSFEDLEKELGAPEVLSDQDRYRKVAKSHADLGVIVKAFREYKALSQELGDNQELLKDSDPEMRDMAAGEVERIKIRLEELDTELKLLLLPKDPLDDKNSILEIRAGTGGDEAALFCADLFRMYTRYAERVGWKVELLDANPTDTGGYKEVIASISGERVFSKLKWESGAHRVQRVPATEAQGRIHTSAVTVAIMPEAEEVDVNIRTEDLRIDVFRASGAGGQHVNRTESAIRITHIPSGLVVQCQDEKSQHKNKAKAMKVLLSRLLDQEQQKAKAIETDIRRAQVGSGDRSERIRTYNFPQGRVTDHRINLTLYKLDAVMDGDCGELIQALTSHYQTEALKQQAAGA, from the coding sequence ATGTTCGCCAAGCTTGAGGAGATCGAACGCAGCTTTGAGGACCTGGAGAAGGAGCTTGGCGCCCCGGAGGTGCTCTCCGATCAGGACCGCTACCGCAAAGTGGCGAAGAGCCACGCCGACCTCGGGGTCATCGTCAAGGCGTTCAGAGAGTACAAGGCGTTGTCGCAAGAGCTTGGGGACAATCAGGAATTGCTCAAGGATTCTGATCCCGAAATGCGCGATATGGCTGCCGGTGAAGTGGAGCGCATCAAGATTCGGCTTGAGGAACTGGACACCGAGCTCAAGCTGCTGCTGCTGCCAAAGGATCCCCTGGACGACAAGAACAGCATCCTGGAAATTCGAGCCGGGACGGGGGGGGACGAAGCAGCACTATTCTGCGCCGACCTTTTTCGCATGTACACCCGCTATGCCGAACGGGTCGGCTGGAAGGTCGAGCTGCTTGACGCCAACCCAACCGATACCGGTGGATACAAGGAAGTCATCGCTTCCATTTCCGGCGAACGCGTGTTCAGCAAGCTCAAATGGGAGTCCGGCGCCCACCGCGTGCAGCGTGTGCCCGCCACCGAGGCCCAGGGCCGCATCCATACCTCCGCTGTCACCGTGGCCATCATGCCCGAGGCCGAGGAAGTGGACGTGAACATCCGCACCGAGGACCTGCGCATCGACGTGTTTCGGGCCAGCGGTGCCGGCGGCCAGCACGTCAACCGGACGGAATCGGCCATCCGCATCACGCACATTCCTTCCGGACTCGTCGTCCAGTGCCAGGACGAGAAGTCTCAGCACAAGAACAAGGCCAAGGCCATGAAGGTGCTTCTTTCGCGTCTGCTCGACCAGGAACAGCAGAAGGCCAAGGCCATTGAGACGGACATCCGCCGCGCCCAGGTCGGTTCCGGCGACCGTTCCGAGCGCATCCGGACCTACAATTTCCCACAGGGCCGGGTTACGGACCATCGCATCAACCTGACGCTCTACAAGCTGGACGCCGTTATGGATGGCGATTGCGGCGAGTTGATCCAGGCGCTCACCAGCCATTATCAGACAGAGGCCCTGAAGCAGCAGGCCGCTGGAGCCTAG
- a CDS encoding single stranded DNA-binding domain-containing protein, whose translation MAANPLDMPILISQLPNVQLLMGPQHAPHEAQQALFSQLVAENQKKAEQTVQVTEKGEGAEAMGRDSGGNKNASQNSPRQGQRPPPQQSDPAQGAPASNASPWAGNIINVKI comes from the coding sequence ATGGCCGCCAATCCGCTGGATATGCCCATTCTCATTTCCCAGCTTCCGAACGTGCAGTTGCTGATGGGGCCGCAGCACGCCCCTCACGAGGCCCAGCAAGCGCTTTTCAGCCAACTGGTGGCCGAGAACCAGAAGAAGGCAGAGCAAACCGTACAGGTCACCGAAAAGGGCGAGGGGGCGGAAGCCATGGGCCGCGACTCCGGCGGCAACAAAAACGCTTCCCAGAACAGCCCTCGCCAAGGCCAGCGTCCACCTCCCCAACAATCGGACCCGGCCCAAGGCGCTCCGGCGTCCAATGCGTCCCCCTGGGCGGGCAACATCATCAACGTCAAAATCTGA
- the prmC gene encoding peptide chain release factor N(5)-glutamine methyltransferase yields MAGPSSPGAVTVEAEILAASRALAEAEVDSPRLSAELLATMALGCDRLGLVMRAKQPFPPAELARFRVLLARRANGEPIAYILGQREFWGLPLLVTPDVLIPRPETERIVEEALTSFDHAHPLCFTDFGTGSGALAVALAHEFRAARGLAIDLSAQALLVARANAIANGVAERLLFLRADFTLFACRPGTLDLVVSNPPYVTEEEYGGLSREVRGYEPRQALVSPEHGLWHLRKLLPVAARALRSGGRLLCEIGCGQGRAALDLVRGSACGFDHARILPDHAGLDRLLSVERHSHLCGILS; encoded by the coding sequence ATGGCCGGACCGTCTTCTCCGGGAGCGGTGACGGTTGAGGCCGAGATTCTTGCCGCTTCCCGCGCCCTGGCCGAGGCGGAAGTTGATTCGCCGCGTCTCTCAGCAGAGCTGTTGGCCACCATGGCCCTTGGCTGTGATCGGCTCGGCCTTGTCATGCGCGCCAAGCAGCCGTTTCCCCCCGCCGAATTGGCTCGGTTCCGCGTCCTCTTGGCCCGACGCGCCAATGGCGAACCCATCGCGTACATCCTTGGCCAGCGTGAATTCTGGGGGCTGCCGCTCCTGGTCACGCCAGACGTGCTCATTCCGCGCCCTGAAACCGAGCGCATTGTGGAGGAAGCCCTAACCTCCTTCGACCATGCCCACCCCCTTTGTTTCACCGATTTCGGCACCGGGTCCGGCGCTTTGGCCGTGGCGCTGGCGCATGAGTTTCGCGCCGCGCGAGGGCTCGCCATTGATCTCTCCGCACAGGCGTTGCTGGTGGCCCGCGCCAATGCCATCGCCAACGGCGTTGCGGAACGCCTGCTGTTCCTGCGCGCCGACTTCACCCTGTTCGCCTGCCGTCCTGGAACATTGGACTTGGTGGTCTCCAACCCACCATATGTCACCGAAGAAGAGTACGGCGGGCTGTCCCGCGAGGTGCGCGGGTATGAACCGCGCCAGGCCCTGGTGAGTCCAGAGCATGGCCTTTGGCATCTGCGGAAACTGCTCCCCGTCGCTGCGCGCGCCCTGCGTTCAGGGGGGCGCCTGCTTTGCGAGATTGGATGCGGTCAGGGGAGGGCGGCTCTTGATCTTGTCAGGGGCTCTGCGTGTGGCTTCGATCATGCCCGGATACTTCCCGACCACGCCGGGCTCGATCGGTTGCTTTCCGTGGAGCGGCATTCGCATCTCTGCGGCATTCTGTCGTGA
- a CDS encoding TusE/DsrC/DsvC family sulfur relay protein — protein MAILEFKGKKFEVDEDGFLLKFEEWNPEWVEFVKESEGIPVITENHQKVIDFLQDYYKKNGIAPMVRILSKVTGYKLKEIYELFPSGPGKGACKMAGLPKPTGCV, from the coding sequence ATGGCTATTCTCGAGTTTAAGGGAAAAAAGTTCGAGGTTGACGAGGACGGCTTTCTGCTGAAGTTTGAGGAATGGAACCCTGAGTGGGTGGAGTTCGTGAAGGAGAGCGAGGGCATCCCCGTCATCACCGAGAACCACCAGAAGGTCATCGACTTCCTGCAGGACTACTACAAGAAGAACGGCATCGCTCCCATGGTGCGCATCCTGTCCAAGGTGACCGGGTACAAGCTGAAGGAGATCTACGAGTTGTTCCCCTCCGGCCCCGGCAAGGGCGCCTGCAAGATGGCCGGCCTGCCCAAGCCCACTGGCTGCGTGTAA
- a CDS encoding DUF1385 domain-containing protein, whose protein sequence is MKRSLLPTVVAAPTVGGQAVIEGVMMRAKDRLAIAVRKPDGEILVELRPWFSLSNAPILRKPFVRGFPVLLETLVNGIKALNFSAMQSVDGEDGESELTSWHLVLTMTVALGVALGLFVVLPHFLSAFMQWVGLAGDVESVSFNAWDGLFKMLVFVGYIAAISLVPDIRRVFQYHGAEHKAIWTFESGGGFSVDKARSKSRLHPRCGTSFLLFVLAVSIMLHTILVPLLLELYRPESTVVKHVFVVAAKLLFMVPVSCVAYEMIRFAGKFNTNIFCRVLCWPGLALQMLTTKEPDDSQIEVAMAALKCAVREEACS, encoded by the coding sequence TTGAAACGTTCCCTGCTTCCTACCGTTGTGGCCGCCCCCACCGTTGGCGGACAGGCTGTCATAGAAGGCGTCATGATGCGGGCCAAGGACCGGCTGGCGATAGCCGTGCGCAAGCCGGACGGCGAAATTCTTGTGGAATTGCGCCCGTGGTTCTCTTTGAGCAACGCGCCGATATTGCGCAAGCCTTTTGTCCGCGGCTTCCCGGTCCTGTTGGAGACGCTCGTCAACGGCATCAAGGCCCTGAATTTTTCCGCCATGCAAAGCGTTGACGGAGAGGACGGCGAAAGCGAACTCACTTCGTGGCATCTTGTCCTTACGATGACAGTCGCCCTTGGGGTGGCGCTGGGCCTCTTCGTTGTGCTGCCGCACTTCTTGTCCGCATTCATGCAGTGGGTGGGGCTTGCCGGCGATGTGGAGTCCGTAAGTTTCAACGCTTGGGACGGGCTTTTCAAGATGCTGGTCTTCGTCGGCTACATTGCCGCAATCTCCCTTGTTCCGGATATTCGCCGGGTGTTCCAGTACCATGGGGCTGAACACAAGGCCATTTGGACTTTCGAAAGCGGCGGCGGATTTTCGGTCGACAAAGCACGCTCCAAGAGTCGGCTGCACCCACGTTGCGGCACGTCGTTTCTGCTTTTCGTGCTCGCGGTGAGCATCATGCTCCACACCATCCTTGTCCCGCTTCTGCTTGAGCTGTACAGGCCGGAGTCCACGGTGGTGAAGCACGTGTTTGTTGTTGCCGCAAAGTTGTTGTTCATGGTTCCTGTCAGTTGCGTTGCGTATGAGATGATCCGCTTCGCCGGGAAATTCAACACAAATATCTTTTGCCGCGTGCTGTGTTGGCCGGGGTTGGCCCTTCAGATGCTCACCACGAAGGAGCCTGACGACAGCCAGATCGAGGTGGCCATGGCCGCGCTCAAGTGCGCGGTGCGTGAGGAGGCCTGTTCCTGA
- the rpmE gene encoding 50S ribosomal protein L31 gives MKKDIHPNVNDAKVRCNCGYETELLTTKGKDVTVEICSNCHPFYTGKQRFVDTAGRIDRFRKKYAAVSDAKK, from the coding sequence ATGAAAAAAGATATCCATCCCAATGTCAACGACGCCAAGGTGCGCTGCAACTGCGGCTACGAGACCGAACTGCTCACCACCAAGGGCAAGGACGTGACTGTGGAAATTTGCTCCAACTGTCACCCGTTTTACACTGGCAAGCAGCGCTTCGTCGACACCGCCGGTCGCATCGACCGCTTCCGCAAGAAGTACGCGGCCGTCTCCGACGCCAAGAAGTAG